The Papio anubis isolate 15944 chromosome 1, Panubis1.0, whole genome shotgun sequence genome window below encodes:
- the TMEM81 gene encoding transmembrane protein 81: protein MKILATSFALGSLGLAFYLPLVVTTPKTLAIPEKLQEAVGKVIISATTCTVTCGLGYKEETVCEVGPDGVRRKCQTQRLECLTNWICGMLHFTILIGKEFELSCLSSDVLEIGQEAFRFTWRLARGIISTDDEVFKPFRANSHFVKFKYAQEYDSGTYRCDVQLLKNLRLVKRLYFGLRVLPPNLVNLNFHQSLTEDQKLVDEGLEVNLDSYSKPHHPKWKKKVASALGIGIASGVVGGVLVRIVLCVLRGGLQQ, encoded by the coding sequence ATGAAGATTTTGGCCACTAGTTTTGCTCTTGGGAGCCTGGGGTTGGCCTTCTACCTGCCTTTGGTGGTGACTACACCTAAAACACTGGCCATCCCTGAGAAGCTGCAGGAAGCTGTGGGGAAAGTTATCATCAGTGCTACAACCTGTACGGTCACCTGTGGCCTTGGCTATAAGGAGGAGACCGTCTGTGAGGTGGGCCCTGATGGAGTGAGAAGGAAATGTCAGACTCAGCGCTTGGAATGTCTAACCAACTGGATCTGTGGGATGCTCCATTTCACCATTCTCATTGGCAAGGAATTTGAGCTTAGCTGTCTGAGTTCAGACGTCCTGGAGATTGGACAGGAAGCTTTCCGGTTCACCTGGAGACTTGCTCGAGGTATCATCTCCACTGACGACGAGGTCTTCAAACCCTTCCGAGCCAACTCTCACTTCGTGAAGTTTAAATATGCTCAGGAGTATGACTCTGGGACATACCGATGTGATGTGCAGCTGTTAAAAAACTTGAGACTTGTCAAGAGGCTCTATTTTGGGCTGAGGGTTCTCCCTCCTAACTTGGTGAACCTGAATTTCCATCAGTCACTTACTGAAGATCAGAAGTTAGTAGATGAGGGATTGGAAGTTAATCTGGACAGCTACTCCAAGCCTCACCACCCAAAGTGGAAAAAGAAGGTGGCGTCAGCCTTGGGGATAGGAATTGCCAGTGGAGTGGTTGGTGGTGTGTTGGTGAGGATTGTCCTCTGTGTGCTGAGGGGGGGCCTGCAGCAGTGA